CCGGATGCGCCCAGAACCGCTCATCCTCGATGGCGACTACCGCGTCGATGAGGTGCCGGGGCATGTCGGCGTACTCAATCAGCACGCGGTCCTCTTCAGCGTGCCACTGCGTCAGAACGGAGCCGTCGGCCGCATAGACGATCGTGGTCAGGCCGAGGTCGCCCAGACCCGGGTCATCGAGCGGTCGATAATTGCACGCCGAAGCGAGGATTAGAAGTGCAACCGCCAGCGCCGGCAGTCGTTTCATGAAGGCCCTATCTACAGAACCGAAGGGTACCGGGGCCCTGATGCAAGGCAGCGTATTTGGCAGGAGGCGATTCGGCTTCCAGCTAGGCTGCCCGGCGATGACCAACGACCGCATGAAGCTGTTTCGAGGGACCGACACAGTGCTTCCCGAAGGGGACCTGGAGAAACTCCTCGAAGAGGGTCGCCCGCTACGGGTGAAGCTCGGTATGGATCCGACTGCACCGGCGGTGACGTTGGGATGGGCGGTGGTGCTGAGGAAACTCCGGCAGTTCCAGGAGGAGGGCCATACCGCGGTGCTGATCGTTGGCGACTTCACGGCCCAGGTCGGCGACCCCTCCGGCAAGAGCGAAACACGGCGCCGGCTCACGGCCGCCGAGGTGCGCGGCCACGCCGAATCGGTTCTCGATGGATTTCGGAAGGTGCTGCTGCCCGAGCGTCTGGAGATCCGCTACAACTCTGAATGGCTCGGCGAAATGGACATGGCGGACGTCCTGGACATGACCGCCCAGGTCACGGTTGCGCAGATGCTGGAGCGAAGCGATTTCGCTCAACGATTCGACGCGCATCAGCCGATTTCAGTGATGGAGTTCATGTACCCGTTGCTGCAAGGTATGGATTCGGTTGCGGTTGAGGCCGATGTGGAACTCGGCGGGGCGGACCAGCTGTGGAATCTGATGATGGGGCGAGTCCTGCAAGAACGGCACGACCAGCGACCGCAGATCGTCATGACGATGCCTCTGCTGATCGGAACCGATGGCGAGCACAAGATGTCGCAATCGCTCGACAACTACATAGGCATCGACGACGCGGCGGATGACATGTTCGGGAAGCTGATGAGCATTCCGGACAAGTTGATAGTCCAGTATTTCGAGCTGGCGACGGATGTGGACATCACCGAGGTAGCGGCGATAAGTGAGGGATTGGCAGGCGGCGATCTGCACCCCGGCGAAGTCAAGAGGCGGCTCTCCAGAGAGATCGTGGATCTCTACCACGGTGAGGGTGCCGGGGAGCACGCGGAGGCAACCTTTGATCAGATCTTCAAACGCCACGAGATTCCGGATGACGTTTCCGACTTCGCCCTGCCGGACGGCGACCCGGTGTTCATCCCGGTCCTGCTGAAGGATGCCGGCCTGGTCGACTCGAGCTCAGATGGCAGAAGGATGATCGGTCAGGGAGCCGTCAAGCTGGACGGCGAGATCATCGCCGACATGGAGGTACCGCGTTCCGCTCTGTCCGGTTCGGTACTGCAGGTCGGCAAGCGCCGTTTCGTTCGCCTGATCTGAACTTCGAGGGGTTTGGGTCAGGGTTCTCTTGCTGTGGCGGACCGGCACCTTGAGTTGCTCAGAACGAGCGGCCTCCAAACCGGAACTCACGATCCGGTGTCGCGGCGAAGTCGCTCAAACGAATCGACGATCGCTTGCGCGAGTTCTGCTTTGCGCCACAGCAGAACGCTGGCGTGGCCACCCGGAATCCACCGCAGCTCGGATCCCGGCCAGTGGTCGTGCAGGCGCTCGAACGCGTGTCGCGGAATGTATCCGTCTGCTCTGGGTGCTGCCAGGACGGCGCTGGCGGCATGAGGCGGAGGGGGGAATCTGAGGGCGGACGCATCGCCGAGCGTTGCAGCTATCTCGTCCCGCAGATCGACCCCGCCCAATGCATCCCATGCGATTGCGCCGCTCAGGAGGCCTTCGCTCCAGACCGGTCCGGGGGAGTGGGAAGCCGCCAATCCGGCAGTGGCCACCGGAAACGGAACCGTCGCGCTGATCAGCGCCGCGATGTTCCCCCCCATCGAGTAGCCGGCAACGCCGGGTTGCGGGCCTTCCTGCCCGTGCAGGTCATTCAGGATTGCCCGCCCCTCCAGGACCGCGGCAGCCCCCATCGTGTAGAAATCGACAACGGTGCGAAGGGGTTGGCCCGGGCCCGGCCTGCGGTTCCCGTAGAAAGGGTTCTCGTGGAGAATCGATGCGATTCCCAGGCGCGCCAGGCGGCGGGCCAGTTGCATACGGGTCTTGTATCCGT
The genomic region above belongs to Acidimicrobiia bacterium and contains:
- the tyrS gene encoding tyrosine--tRNA ligase; the protein is MTNDRMKLFRGTDTVLPEGDLEKLLEEGRPLRVKLGMDPTAPAVTLGWAVVLRKLRQFQEEGHTAVLIVGDFTAQVGDPSGKSETRRRLTAAEVRGHAESVLDGFRKVLLPERLEIRYNSEWLGEMDMADVLDMTAQVTVAQMLERSDFAQRFDAHQPISVMEFMYPLLQGMDSVAVEADVELGGADQLWNLMMGRVLQERHDQRPQIVMTMPLLIGTDGEHKMSQSLDNYIGIDDAADDMFGKLMSIPDKLIVQYFELATDVDITEVAAISEGLAGGDLHPGEVKRRLSREIVDLYHGEGAGEHAEATFDQIFKRHEIPDDVSDFALPDGDPVFIPVLLKDAGLVDSSSDGRRMIGQGAVKLDGEIIADMEVPRSALSGSVLQVGKRRFVRLI
- a CDS encoding alpha/beta hydrolase family protein, which codes for MHWLDRLAGTFTARTILYDRVFSDGWGDAARLRDLRAEAGVIAPIPAIDIEWRSAGAAGTMKIIDGSFVSPMADLLPPASRVAALRKVVPNFEPAGVCLIMAAFNDHGYKTRMQLARRLARLGIASILHENPFYGNRRPGPGQPLRTVVDFYTMGAAAVLEGRAILNDLHGQEGPQPGVAGYSMGGNIAALISATVPFPVATAGLAASHSPGPVWSEGLLSGAIAWDALGGVDLRDEIAATLGDASALRFPPPPHAASAVLAAPRADGYIPRHAFERLHDHWPGSELRWIPGGHASVLLWRKAELAQAIVDSFERLRRDTGS